Proteins found in one Planctomycetes bacterium MalM25 genomic segment:
- a CDS encoding Serine protease, whose translation MIARHTLCALALGLLATFPGNVCAAPYSRAYPSKPHPAVCRIAVAERGGQAFGSGTLIDTRERYGLVVTNWHVVRDATGKIEVRFPSGYVSEARPVKLDETWDLAALVIWRPPAEPAPLAKSPPKPGEPLTICGYGGGDYLQQTGRCTDYYSPEIGQPQELVELNVEARQGDSGGPIFNARGELAGVLFGAAQGTTLGSFEGRVKTFLATLAPDIGISQPKTLFANTPPSRRRQPTDSRPVRSPPTRVGGSDPTAVDPFLAAERASLAVEPSKRLAVSAAPSGGLPAAAVTRRTADPSMPPPSLADRSSSPRLTKERQPASGWFAPGGAGGSIAFTPQTSSPPAATPGVDWYDDGRTVLAVLGAAALAVSAIRAVA comes from the coding sequence TTGATCGCACGCCACACGCTCTGCGCGCTCGCCCTGGGTCTCCTGGCGACCTTCCCGGGGAACGTCTGCGCCGCGCCGTACTCCCGGGCCTATCCGTCCAAGCCCCACCCGGCGGTCTGCCGGATCGCGGTCGCCGAACGCGGCGGGCAGGCGTTCGGCAGCGGCACGCTGATCGACACGCGCGAGCGGTACGGCTTGGTGGTCACGAACTGGCACGTGGTGCGCGACGCGACTGGCAAGATCGAGGTCCGCTTCCCGAGCGGATACGTCAGCGAGGCGCGGCCCGTCAAGCTCGACGAGACCTGGGACCTCGCCGCGCTCGTGATCTGGCGTCCGCCGGCCGAGCCCGCTCCGCTCGCCAAGAGCCCCCCCAAGCCGGGTGAGCCACTCACCATCTGCGGCTACGGCGGAGGCGATTACTTGCAGCAGACTGGCCGCTGCACCGATTACTACTCACCCGAGATCGGCCAGCCGCAGGAACTCGTCGAGCTGAACGTCGAGGCCCGCCAGGGCGACTCGGGCGGGCCGATCTTCAACGCCCGCGGCGAGCTGGCGGGCGTCCTCTTCGGCGCGGCCCAGGGGACCACGCTCGGCAGCTTCGAGGGGCGCGTGAAGACCTTCCTTGCGACCCTTGCGCCGGACATCGGGATCTCGCAACCGAAGACCCTCTTTGCAAACACTCCCCCCAGCCGTCGGCGGCAGCCGACCGACAGCCGACCAGTTCGCTCTCCCCCCACTCGCGTGGGAGGCTCCGATCCGACGGCAGTTGATCCGTTCCTTGCTGCTGAGCGCGCGAGTCTGGCGGTTGAACCGAGCAAGCGCTTGGCCGTCAGCGCAGCTCCATCCGGCGGCCTGCCGGCCGCGGCGGTGACGCGACGGACAGCCGATCCGAGCATGCCACCCCCGTCGCTCGCCGATCGGAGCAGCTCCCCGCGGCTCACCAAGGAACGGCAACCCGCCTCCGGCTGGTTCGCCCCCGGCGGGGCAGGGGGGTCGATCGCGTTCACCCCCCAAACCTCTTCACCACCCGCCGCCACCCCGGGCGTCGACTGGTACGACGATGGCCGCACCGTGCTGGCGGTTCTTGGAGCGGCGGCATTGGCGGTCTCGGCTATCCGAGCCGTTGCCTGA
- the coaD gene encoding Phosphopantetheine adenylyltransferase has translation MTRRAVYTGSFDPVTLGHLNVMERARLVADELIVGVGVNAHKTPTFNVEERAELVERSLQAAGMDHVKVLPFEGLAVRFVRDSGARLIVRGVRSVTDMEAEFTMILANRKLDPEIETVFFMAGDEFSHVSSSLIKQITPLASDDELARFVPREIIPDLRSRLD, from the coding sequence ATGACCCGCCGCGCTGTCTATACCGGCTCGTTCGACCCGGTCACGCTGGGCCACCTGAACGTGATGGAGCGGGCCCGTCTGGTCGCCGACGAGCTGATCGTCGGCGTCGGCGTGAACGCCCACAAGACGCCCACCTTCAACGTCGAGGAGCGGGCCGAGCTGGTCGAGCGCTCGCTCCAGGCGGCCGGCATGGACCACGTGAAGGTCCTCCCCTTCGAGGGCCTGGCGGTCCGGTTCGTGCGAGACTCCGGGGCCCGGCTGATCGTCCGCGGCGTCCGCTCGGTCACGGACATGGAGGCCGAGTTCACGATGATCCTCGCGAACCGGAAGCTCGACCCGGAAATCGAGACCGTCTTCTTCATGGCGGGCGACGAGTTCTCCCACGTGAGCAGCAGCCTGATCAAGCAGATCACCCCGCTCGCGAGCGACGACGAGCTCGCCCGCTTCGTGCCGCGCGAGATCATCCCCGACCTCAGGTCGCGGCTCGACTGA
- the sufS gene encoding Cysteine desulfurase, whose product MPPATTDPTIAATRQRVRDQMPITAKWAYFDHAAVAPLSGPATEAVRDWIAEASQEGDTVWPRWAARLEQTRRTAAGMIGAAADEIALMPSTTAGINLVAEGLDWREGDNVVIPEGDFPSNQYPWMQQADRGVEVRRVPTDLGRIDLDQLRAACDARTRVVSVSWVAYQSGYRQPLDAIADITHSTGGNDGAGALFFLDAIQGLGVLPLDLAQTPIDFLAADGHKWMLGPEGAGVAYVRAEHLDRLRARGVGWGSVPMSQGFDKIELNLKPAASRYEGGSANMIGQIAFGASLDLLTAEPTERIAASILDLTDYLCDRLPESGARVASIRTPEANGHDPRSGIVVIDTPGVDPTAARARLMEAGVVTMVRGGRLRMSPHAYTSYDEVDRLVAALTETLSGSPA is encoded by the coding sequence ATGCCACCCGCAACAACCGACCCCACGATCGCCGCGACCCGCCAGCGGGTCCGCGACCAGATGCCGATCACGGCCAAGTGGGCCTACTTCGACCACGCCGCCGTCGCCCCGCTCAGCGGCCCCGCGACCGAGGCCGTGCGGGACTGGATCGCCGAGGCCTCGCAGGAGGGGGACACCGTCTGGCCCCGCTGGGCGGCCCGGCTCGAGCAGACCCGCCGCACCGCCGCGGGGATGATCGGCGCCGCGGCGGACGAGATCGCCCTCATGCCGAGCACCACCGCCGGCATCAATCTGGTCGCCGAGGGGCTCGACTGGCGCGAGGGGGACAACGTCGTCATCCCCGAGGGGGACTTCCCCTCGAACCAGTACCCCTGGATGCAGCAGGCGGACCGGGGCGTGGAAGTTCGCCGCGTGCCGACCGACCTGGGGCGGATCGATCTGGACCAGCTGCGCGCCGCATGCGACGCGCGAACCCGCGTCGTCTCGGTCAGCTGGGTCGCCTACCAGAGCGGCTACCGCCAGCCGCTCGACGCGATCGCCGACATCACGCACTCAACCGGTGGCAACGACGGGGCCGGCGCTCTATTCTTCCTCGACGCGATCCAGGGCCTCGGCGTGCTGCCCCTCGACCTGGCGCAGACCCCCATCGACTTCCTCGCGGCCGACGGCCACAAGTGGATGCTCGGCCCCGAGGGCGCCGGCGTCGCCTACGTGCGCGCGGAGCACCTCGACCGGCTCCGCGCCCGCGGCGTCGGCTGGGGGAGCGTGCCGATGAGCCAGGGCTTCGACAAGATCGAGCTGAACCTCAAGCCGGCCGCCTCGCGGTACGAGGGGGGGTCGGCGAACATGATCGGCCAGATCGCGTTCGGCGCGAGCCTCGACCTGCTCACGGCCGAACCTACCGAGCGGATCGCCGCTTCGATCCTTGACCTGACCGATTACCTTTGTGACCGCCTGCCCGAATCGGGCGCCCGGGTCGCTTCGATCCGCACGCCGGAGGCCAATGGCCACGACCCGCGGTCGGGCATCGTCGTGATTGACACGCCCGGCGTCGATCCGACGGCGGCCCGCGCCCGGCTGATGGAGGCCGGCGTGGTTACCATGGTGCGGGGCGGCCGGCTGCGGATGTCGCCGCACGCTTACACTTCGTACGACGAGGTCGATCGCCTCGTCGCCGCGCTCACAGAGACCTTGTCCGGGAGCCCCGCATGA
- the pcm gene encoding Protein-L-isoaspartate O-methyltransferase, with the protein MRPPNSPSRVARVAGLLSLAAFACATPAIAQPMRPNWDDLRDRMVDTEIVAAGVVDKRVIAAMRDTRRHEFVPVAKRRLAYLDMALPIGASQTISPPFVVAYMTEQLEPKPTDKVLEIGTGSGYQAAVLSPLVKEVYSIEIVPSLGKRAARTLSRLGYKNVKTRVGDGYQGWPSAAPFDKIIVTCSPEDPPPKLVEQLAEGGRMVIPLGERFQQNICLMRKQNGKLVREPLRATLFVPMTGAAEERRDVQPDPARPALTNGDFEEIADGDTPEQRPAGWHYVRQAQLMERGGAGGQAFRFKNKEPGLASQALQGFAIDGRRVGRLRVAFDARGEDIRFGQTTSQLPYVVVTFYDERRVWLGDEPIGPLRGSFDWTERQQTLKVPPQAREAGLRIGLLGATGTLWLDDLRVEPAGG; encoded by the coding sequence ATGCGCCCCCCCAACTCGCCAAGCCGCGTCGCCCGCGTCGCCGGGCTCCTGAGCCTCGCCGCGTTCGCGTGCGCGACCCCCGCCATAGCCCAGCCGATGCGCCCCAACTGGGACGACCTCCGCGACCGGATGGTCGACACGGAGATCGTCGCCGCGGGCGTGGTGGACAAACGGGTCATCGCGGCGATGCGTGACACCCGCCGGCACGAGTTCGTGCCGGTCGCCAAGCGTCGGCTGGCGTACCTCGATATGGCGTTGCCGATCGGCGCGAGCCAGACGATCTCGCCCCCGTTCGTCGTCGCCTACATGACCGAACAGCTCGAACCCAAGCCAACGGACAAGGTCTTGGAGATCGGCACCGGCTCGGGCTACCAAGCGGCCGTGCTCTCGCCGCTGGTGAAGGAGGTCTACTCGATCGAGATCGTGCCGTCGCTCGGCAAACGGGCCGCGCGGACGCTCTCGCGGCTCGGCTACAAGAACGTGAAGACCCGCGTCGGCGATGGCTACCAAGGCTGGCCCAGCGCCGCGCCGTTCGACAAGATCATCGTCACTTGCTCGCCCGAAGACCCGCCGCCGAAGCTCGTTGAGCAGCTGGCCGAGGGGGGGCGGATGGTGATCCCGCTCGGCGAGCGTTTCCAACAGAACATCTGCCTGATGCGCAAGCAGAACGGCAAGCTCGTCCGCGAGCCGCTCCGCGCGACGCTGTTCGTCCCCATGACCGGCGCCGCCGAGGAGCGGCGCGACGTGCAGCCCGACCCGGCGCGGCCGGCGCTCACCAACGGGGACTTCGAAGAGATCGCAGACGGCGACACGCCCGAACAACGCCCCGCCGGCTGGCACTACGTGCGTCAGGCTCAGCTAATGGAGCGGGGCGGGGCAGGGGGGCAAGCTTTCCGCTTCAAGAACAAGGAGCCCGGACTCGCCAGCCAGGCGCTGCAGGGCTTCGCCATCGACGGCCGCCGCGTCGGGCGGCTGCGGGTCGCCTTCGACGCCCGGGGCGAGGACATCCGCTTCGGGCAGACGACCTCACAGCTCCCCTACGTGGTGGTGACCTTCTACGACGAACGCCGCGTCTGGCTGGGCGACGAGCCGATCGGGCCGCTGCGGGGCTCCTTCGATTGGACCGAGCGGCAGCAGACCCTGAAGGTCCCCCCCCAGGCCCGCGAAGCGGGGCTCCGCATTGGGCTGCTGGGAGCGACCGGCACGCTCTGGCTAGACGACCTGCGGGTCGAGCCCGCCGGGGGATGA
- a CDS encoding Collagen triple helix repeat (20 copies), producing the protein MAPEAGFFHRMSFHSMRYSKMVSRSLLTLASVIAFSVCGSSADAFWGSRGSHGSYGSYGSAGSHGSYGSRGSYGSYGSVSYASTGSYGSTGSYGSTGSHGSTGSYGSTGSHGSYGSHGVGPIRRLVQHIKAKRALRRSYASSGSHGSTGSYGSTGSHGSYGSQGSTGSYGSYGSTGSHGSTGSYGSTGSHGSAGGHVIYSHAATSVAKPVIVASTKKASGTLNVQVPADAVVFVNDHKTTSTGATRNYVSHGLTEGKSYEYRVRVEYTRDGQTVTDTKVAKIVGGGAADLAFGGAEAVASKPAETKLTLSVPSDAKVTLAGSPTNQSGAEREYLTTRLAEGQAWDAYRVAVTAGGETQERTITLVGGESQHLVFDFDAMKVAAR; encoded by the coding sequence ATGGCGCCCGAGGCGGGTTTTTTTCATCGGATGAGTTTCCACAGCATGAGGTATTCCAAAATGGTGAGTCGTTCTCTGCTGACGCTGGCGTCAGTGATCGCTTTCTCGGTGTGCGGCTCTTCGGCCGACGCCTTCTGGGGCAGCCGCGGTTCGCACGGCAGCTACGGTTCCTACGGCAGCGCGGGCTCACACGGCTCGTACGGCAGCCGGGGCTCTTACGGCAGCTACGGCTCGGTCAGCTACGCCTCGACGGGCTCCTACGGCTCGACGGGCTCGTACGGCAGCACGGGCAGCCACGGATCAACGGGCTCCTACGGCTCGACCGGTTCGCACGGCAGCTACGGCTCGCACGGCGTCGGCCCGATCCGTCGCCTGGTTCAGCACATCAAGGCCAAGCGCGCCCTGCGTCGCAGCTACGCCTCGAGCGGCAGCCACGGCTCGACGGGTTCCTACGGCAGCACCGGCTCGCACGGCAGCTACGGCAGCCAGGGCTCGACCGGCTCCTACGGATCGTACGGCAGCACGGGCAGCCACGGCTCGACAGGTTCGTACGGTTCAACGGGCAGCCACGGCTCGGCGGGCGGCCATGTGATCTACAGCCACGCCGCCACGAGCGTCGCCAAGCCGGTCATCGTCGCTTCGACGAAGAAGGCGAGCGGCACGCTCAACGTTCAGGTCCCGGCCGACGCGGTCGTGTTCGTCAACGATCACAAGACGACCAGCACCGGCGCGACGCGCAACTACGTCTCCCACGGCCTGACCGAGGGCAAGTCGTACGAGTACCGCGTCCGCGTCGAGTACACCCGTGATGGCCAGACGGTCACCGACACCAAGGTCGCCAAGATCGTCGGCGGCGGCGCTGCCGACCTCGCCTTTGGTGGCGCCGAAGCGGTTGCTAGCAAGCCCGCCGAGACCAAGCTGACCCTGTCGGTCCCGTCCGACGCCAAGGTGACGCTCGCCGGCTCGCCGACCAACCAGTCGGGCGCCGAGCGCGAGTACCTGACGACCCGCCTCGCCGAGGGGCAAGCGTGGGACGCCTACCGCGTCGCGGTCACCGCCGGTGGCGAGACCCAGGAGCGGACCATCACGCTGGTCGGCGGCGAGTCGCAGCACCTCGTGTTCGACTTCGACGCCATGAAGGTCGCCGCCCGCTGA
- the asd gene encoding Aspartate-semialdehyde dehydrogenase has protein sequence MFETIAIVGATGAVGGIIRKLLAEREFPHQRIKFLASARSASTTIEFAGKQHPVEEMTPEAFADIDLAIGSTPDEVAEQFVPWAKERGCVVVDESGFWRMDPNVPLVVPEVNPEAALAHTGVIASPNCSTTQMVLAMKPLHDAAKIKRVVVSTYQATSGAGVAGQQELIDSSKAALAASAGEGADFSPSAFAYPIGFNLIPQIGSEKHAGYTSEEMKMVYETQKIFGDESIKVCPTCVRVPVSNCHSESILVETERKLTVDEAKELFAATPGLKVVDDLKSGSYPMPKDCDGDDDTFVGRIREDLSCDNGLAFWCVSDNLRKGAATNAVQIAELLVENAATV, from the coding sequence GTGTTCGAGACCATCGCGATCGTGGGCGCCACCGGCGCCGTGGGCGGCATCATCCGCAAGCTGCTGGCCGAGCGGGAATTCCCGCACCAGCGGATCAAGTTCCTCGCCTCGGCCCGCTCGGCCAGCACGACGATCGAGTTCGCCGGCAAACAACACCCGGTGGAGGAGATGACGCCCGAGGCGTTCGCCGACATCGACCTGGCGATCGGCAGCACGCCGGACGAGGTCGCCGAGCAGTTCGTCCCCTGGGCGAAGGAACGCGGCTGCGTGGTCGTCGACGAGAGCGGCTTCTGGCGGATGGACCCGAACGTCCCGCTGGTCGTTCCCGAGGTGAACCCCGAGGCGGCCCTCGCCCACACCGGCGTGATCGCCAGCCCGAACTGCAGCACCACGCAGATGGTGCTCGCCATGAAGCCGCTGCACGACGCCGCGAAGATCAAGCGAGTGGTCGTCAGCACGTACCAAGCGACCAGCGGCGCGGGCGTCGCCGGGCAACAGGAACTGATCGACAGCTCGAAGGCGGCGCTCGCCGCTTCCGCCGGAGAAGGGGCCGACTTTTCCCCGTCGGCGTTCGCCTACCCGATCGGCTTCAACCTGATCCCGCAGATCGGCAGCGAGAAGCACGCCGGCTACACGTCCGAAGAGATGAAGATGGTCTACGAGACCCAGAAGATCTTCGGCGACGAATCGATCAAAGTCTGCCCGACGTGCGTTCGCGTCCCCGTGAGCAACTGCCACAGCGAGAGCATCCTGGTCGAGACCGAGCGCAAGCTCACCGTCGACGAGGCGAAGGAACTGTTCGCCGCCACGCCGGGACTGAAGGTCGTCGACGATCTGAAGAGCGGCTCGTACCCGATGCCGAAGGACTGCGACGGCGACGACGACACGTTCGTGGGTCGTATTCGGGAGGACCTCTCGTGCGACAACGGCCTCGCCTTCTGGTGCGTTAGCGACAACCTGCGGAAGGGCGCCGCCACCAACGCGGTGCAGATCGCCGAGCTGCTGGTCGAGAACGCGGCGACCGTCTGA
- the truA gene encoding tRNA pseudouridine synthase A: MADAANPPTHWLKLTVAYDGAAYAGWQWQPSEPTVQAALQDAWRTVTREEPRLTASGRTDAGVHAEGQVVGVETATDLEPRRLLRSLNALLPDDVVVRAVEPAPARFHATHDALRKTYRYQVHNGPVPPLFDRGHVWHWKAADLDFERMGQGGAHFIGRHDFASLESAGSERSSTVRTITDLTVTSRPADGGERIDLTVTGDGFLYNMVRTIAGTLIEVGRGARPPEWVAEVLAARDRAAAGPTAPPQGLVLVRVEYG; the protein is encoded by the coding sequence TTGGCCGACGCCGCTAACCCGCCGACGCACTGGCTCAAGCTGACCGTCGCCTACGACGGCGCGGCGTACGCCGGTTGGCAGTGGCAGCCGAGCGAGCCGACGGTGCAGGCCGCGTTGCAGGACGCGTGGCGGACCGTCACGCGCGAGGAGCCCCGCCTCACCGCGAGCGGCCGGACCGACGCGGGCGTGCATGCGGAGGGGCAGGTCGTTGGCGTCGAAACGGCGACCGACCTCGAACCCCGCCGGCTGCTGCGGAGCCTGAACGCGCTGCTGCCGGACGACGTGGTCGTCCGCGCGGTCGAGCCGGCGCCGGCCAGGTTCCACGCCACGCACGACGCGCTCCGCAAGACGTACCGCTACCAGGTCCACAACGGCCCGGTCCCGCCGCTGTTCGACCGGGGGCACGTCTGGCACTGGAAGGCGGCCGATCTGGACTTCGAGCGGATGGGGCAGGGGGGGGCGCACTTCATCGGGCGGCACGACTTCGCGTCGCTCGAATCGGCCGGCTCGGAGCGCTCGAGCACGGTCCGCACGATCACCGACCTGACCGTCACCTCACGCCCGGCGGACGGCGGCGAGCGGATCGACCTCACGGTCACCGGCGACGGCTTCCTCTACAACATGGTCCGCACGATCGCCGGCACGCTGATCGAAGTCGGCCGCGGCGCCCGGCCGCCCGAGTGGGTCGCCGAAGTGCTCGCCGCCCGGGACCGCGCCGCCGCGGGGCCGACCGCCCCGCCGCAGGGGCTGGTGCTGGTGCGGGTGGAGTACGGATGA
- a CDS encoding Transglutaminase-like superfamily protein yields MNPESIDPNDYLPHTEIIDFGHPAVRRRAESLVEGATGEIEQAQRLFEWVRDEIPHTNDINGRVVTCRASEVLEHGTGICYAKSHLLAALCRAVGIPAGFCYQRLRKDPPHEGYELHGFNAIYLSGAGGWVRVDARGNKPGVDARFSLNEERLAFPVDPAAGEVTYPDIWIAPARAVVQTLQSFDRLDSMWPNLPDRV; encoded by the coding sequence ATGAACCCCGAATCGATCGACCCCAACGACTACTTGCCCCACACCGAGATCATCGACTTCGGCCACCCGGCGGTTCGTCGTCGAGCGGAGAGTTTAGTTGAGGGAGCCACCGGTGAGATCGAACAAGCCCAACGGCTGTTCGAATGGGTACGCGATGAGATCCCGCACACGAACGACATCAACGGCCGGGTAGTGACCTGCCGCGCGAGCGAAGTGCTCGAACACGGGACTGGGATCTGCTACGCAAAGAGCCACTTGCTCGCCGCGCTCTGTCGGGCGGTGGGCATCCCGGCGGGCTTCTGCTACCAGCGGCTCCGCAAGGACCCGCCCCACGAGGGCTACGAGCTGCACGGCTTCAACGCCATCTACCTGAGCGGGGCAGGGGGGTGGGTTCGGGTCGATGCCCGCGGCAACAAGCCGGGCGTCGACGCCCGGTTTTCGCTCAATGAGGAGCGGCTCGCGTTCCCGGTCGATCCGGCCGCCGGAGAGGTCACTTACCCCGACATCTGGATTGCCCCAGCCCGCGCGGTGGTCCAGACGCTCCAGAGTTTCGATCGGCTCGACTCGATGTGGCCCAACCTGCCCGACCGGGTTTAG
- the pknB_6 gene encoding Serine/threonine-protein kinase PknB, producing MARKNEIVGDYRLYHLIRAGALYEIWAVRALSGSDAFAMKWLPKDSSKYSSAGVKELKHEYTVGKALDHPSCITTYDYGSGKNGAWLLMEFFKTPNLKQQITANVRALQWRLKDVLTNAAAGLAHMHEKGWVHRDVKPDNYLINDANEVRLIDFTIAAKKTGGLGKLLGGKTKVQGTYSYMGPEQIRGQGVDPRDDIYSFGCMAYELLAGKLPFTANSPQELLQRHLKARPPSLTVIDSNIHPDFAAFVLRMMAKSRDDRPQSMKEVMVKIKSEPIFYTPPEKPTEEDEEKPE from the coding sequence GTGGCGCGGAAGAACGAAATCGTCGGCGATTACCGCCTTTACCACCTGATCCGGGCCGGCGCGCTCTACGAGATCTGGGCGGTCCGCGCGCTGTCCGGCTCCGACGCCTTCGCCATGAAGTGGCTCCCGAAGGACAGCTCGAAGTACAGCAGCGCGGGCGTCAAGGAGCTGAAGCACGAGTACACCGTCGGCAAGGCGCTCGATCACCCGTCGTGCATCACGACGTACGACTACGGATCGGGCAAGAACGGCGCCTGGCTCCTCATGGAGTTCTTCAAGACGCCCAACCTGAAGCAGCAGATCACCGCCAACGTGCGGGCCCTGCAATGGCGGTTGAAGGACGTGCTCACCAACGCCGCCGCCGGCCTCGCGCACATGCACGAGAAGGGCTGGGTCCACCGCGACGTGAAGCCCGACAACTACCTGATCAACGACGCCAACGAGGTCCGCCTCATCGACTTCACCATCGCCGCCAAGAAGACGGGCGGCCTCGGCAAGCTGCTCGGCGGCAAGACGAAGGTGCAGGGCACCTACAGCTACATGGGCCCCGAGCAGATCCGGGGGCAGGGCGTTGACCCGCGCGACGACATCTACAGCTTCGGCTGCATGGCGTACGAGCTGCTCGCCGGCAAGCTGCCGTTCACCGCCAACAGCCCCCAGGAGCTGCTCCAACGGCACCTGAAGGCGCGGCCGCCTTCGCTCACGGTGATCGACTCGAACATCCACCCCGACTTCGCGGCGTTCGTGCTGCGGATGATGGCGAAGAGTCGCGACGACCGCCCGCAGTCGATGAAGGAGGTCATGGTGAAGATCAAGAGCGAGCCGATCTTCTACACGCCGCCCGAGAAGCCAACCGAAGAAGACGAAGAGAAGCCCGAATAG
- the accA gene encoding Acetyl-coenzyme A carboxylase carboxyl transferase subunit alpha, whose amino-acid sequence MSAGPGLEFELPLVELEEEVHRLEAVADKTPEQHEELRGKKRHLADTIRDVYGSLDAWDTVRVARLQDRPKFTDYVELVFDEFVELHGDKFFGDDRALRTGFAKLDGLKVMLVGHHKGKTFKERTECYFGCAHPEGYRKAMSKMEMAAKYGMPIVCLIDTPGAYPGIGAEERGQAQVIAESMLLMSKLETPIICIVIGEGGSGGALGIGVGDRVAVLEHAYYSVISPEGCAGILWKSHDFADRAARALQLTSKRLQELGAIDDVIEEPLGGAHRDHYQMAARMKQYLTKNLRELLEKPKDQLVAERYDKFRQIGQFLEGVEA is encoded by the coding sequence ATGTCAGCAGGACCCGGATTAGAATTCGAGCTACCCCTCGTCGAGCTCGAAGAGGAAGTCCATCGCCTCGAGGCGGTGGCCGATAAGACGCCCGAGCAGCACGAGGAGCTGCGCGGCAAGAAGCGTCACCTCGCCGACACAATCCGCGACGTGTACGGCAGCCTCGACGCGTGGGACACGGTGCGCGTCGCCCGCCTGCAGGACCGGCCGAAGTTCACCGACTACGTCGAGCTGGTCTTCGACGAGTTCGTCGAGCTGCACGGCGACAAGTTCTTCGGCGACGACCGCGCGCTGCGGACCGGCTTCGCGAAGCTCGACGGCCTCAAGGTGATGCTGGTCGGCCACCACAAGGGGAAGACCTTCAAAGAGCGGACCGAGTGCTACTTCGGTTGCGCCCACCCCGAGGGCTACCGCAAGGCGATGAGCAAGATGGAGATGGCCGCCAAGTACGGCATGCCGATCGTCTGCCTCATCGACACGCCGGGCGCGTACCCGGGCATCGGCGCCGAGGAGCGCGGCCAGGCGCAGGTCATCGCCGAGAGCATGCTGCTCATGTCCAAGCTCGAAACGCCGATCATCTGTATCGTGATCGGCGAGGGGGGCTCGGGCGGGGCGCTCGGCATCGGCGTGGGCGACCGCGTCGCGGTGCTGGAGCACGCGTACTACTCGGTGATCAGCCCCGAGGGCTGCGCGGGCATCCTCTGGAAGAGCCACGACTTCGCCGACCGGGCAGCCCGCGCGCTGCAGCTCACGTCGAAGCGGCTGCAAGAGCTCGGCGCGATCGACGACGTCATCGAGGAGCCCCTCGGCGGCGCCCACCGCGACCACTACCAGATGGCCGCCCGCATGAAGCAGTACCTCACGAAGAACCTCCGCGAGCTGCTGGAGAAGCCGAAGGACCAGCTCGTCGCCGAGCGCTACGACAAGTTCCGCCAGATCGGACAGTTCCTGGAAGGCGTCGAGGCGTGA
- a CDS encoding putative acetyltransferase: MNETLTVRRADLAEPGDAAAVLALLDAYSRDPMGDGKPLDAAVRERLIPGLREHPTTRVWLAYLGDEPVGITTAFVGYSTFKAAPLINLHDVAVLPAARGCGVGRALLGAVEQYARELGCCKLTLEVLQNNTRAKVLYESFGFRQATYADGAGAALFYAKGLSGG; the protein is encoded by the coding sequence ATGAACGAAACGCTCACCGTCCGCCGCGCCGACCTCGCCGAACCGGGCGACGCGGCGGCGGTCCTGGCCCTGCTCGACGCCTACTCGCGCGACCCGATGGGCGATGGCAAGCCGCTCGACGCGGCGGTGCGCGAGCGGCTGATCCCGGGCTTGCGCGAGCACCCAACGACGCGCGTCTGGCTCGCTTATCTGGGCGACGAGCCGGTCGGCATCACGACGGCGTTCGTCGGCTACTCGACCTTCAAGGCGGCGCCCCTCATCAACCTGCACGACGTCGCCGTGCTGCCCGCGGCGCGGGGGTGCGGCGTGGGTCGGGCGTTGCTCGGCGCCGTGGAGCAATACGCCCGCGAGCTCGGTTGCTGCAAGCTGACGCTCGAGGTGCTCCAGAACAACACGAGGGCGAAGGTGCTCTACGAGTCGTTCGGATTCCGTCAAGCGACCTACGCCGACGGCGCCGGGGCCGCGTTGTTTTACGCGAAGGGGCTCTCTGGCGGATGA